One Undibacter mobilis genomic region harbors:
- a CDS encoding CobW family GTP-binding protein, whose translation MTDANSAATPAGKIPVTVLTGYLGAGKTTLLNRILTEPHGQKFAVIVNEFGEIGIDNDLVVDADEEVFEMNNGCICCTVRGDLVRIIDGLMRRKGKFDAIIVETTGLADPAPVAQTFFMDENIGAKTKLDAVVTVADAKWLKDRLKDAPEAKNQIAFADVIVLNKTDLVTPAELDEVEARIRGINPYATLHRTERAQVNIKDVLGRNAFDLDRILEIEPAFLEADDHDHDHDHHHHDHGHGHHHHHGGLKHYHDEEMQSIALSSDKPLNPDKFFPWIQELVQTDGKDILRCKGILSFKDDEERFVFQGVHMILDGDHQRKWKDGEQRISRAVFIGRHLPEEKIRKGFESCVA comes from the coding sequence ATGACCGACGCCAATTCCGCGGCCACGCCGGCCGGCAAGATCCCTGTCACCGTGCTCACCGGCTATCTCGGCGCCGGCAAGACCACGCTGCTGAACCGCATTCTGACCGAGCCGCACGGCCAGAAGTTCGCCGTCATCGTCAACGAGTTCGGCGAGATCGGCATCGACAACGACCTCGTGGTGGACGCCGACGAGGAAGTCTTCGAGATGAACAATGGCTGCATCTGTTGCACGGTGCGCGGCGACCTCGTCCGCATCATCGACGGCTTGATGCGCCGCAAGGGCAAATTCGACGCCATCATCGTCGAAACCACCGGCCTCGCCGATCCGGCGCCGGTCGCCCAGACCTTTTTCATGGACGAGAATATCGGCGCCAAGACCAAGCTCGACGCCGTGGTCACGGTGGCCGATGCCAAGTGGCTCAAGGACCGCCTCAAGGATGCGCCGGAAGCCAAGAACCAGATCGCCTTTGCCGACGTAATCGTGCTCAACAAGACCGATCTCGTGACGCCGGCCGAACTGGACGAAGTCGAGGCGCGCATTCGCGGCATCAATCCTTATGCCACGCTGCATCGGACCGAGCGCGCCCAGGTGAATATCAAGGATGTGCTCGGCCGCAACGCCTTCGACCTCGACCGCATCCTCGAGATCGAGCCGGCCTTCCTCGAGGCCGACGATCACGACCACGATCATGATCATCACCACCACGATCATGGCCACGGCCATCATCACCATCATGGTGGGCTGAAGCACTATCACGACGAAGAGATGCAATCGATCGCGCTGTCATCGGACAAGCCGCTCAACCCGGACAAGTTCTTCCCGTGGATTCAGGAATTGGTGCAGACCGACGGCAAGGACATCCTGCGCTGCAAGGGCATCCTGTCGTTCAAGGACGATGAGGAGCGCTTCGTGTTTCAGGGCGTCCACATGATCCTGGATGGCGATCACCAGCGCAAATGGAAGGATGGGGAGCAGCGCATCAGCCGCGCCGTCTTCATCGGCCGTCATTTGCCGGAAGAGAAGATCCGCAAGGGTTTCGAGAGCTGCGTGGCGTAA
- a CDS encoding bacteriocin, which produces MLKKVLVVSALALALGGCETARQDRMAGGALIGGGGGALIGGLATNSVGGAVAGGLVGAAAGAIIADATRPGRCYYHDRYGRRHYVRCR; this is translated from the coding sequence ATGCTCAAGAAGGTATTGGTTGTGAGTGCCCTGGCCCTCGCACTCGGTGGTTGCGAAACCGCGCGGCAGGATCGTATGGCCGGCGGCGCCCTCATCGGCGGCGGCGGTGGCGCCCTGATCGGCGGTCTGGCCACGAATTCGGTCGGCGGTGCGGTCGCCGGTGGTCTCGTCGGTGCTGCTGCCGGTGCGATCATTGCGGACGCGACCCGTCCGGGCCGTTGCTACTACCACGACCGTTACGGCCGCCGTCACTACGTGCGCTGCCGCTAA
- a CDS encoding NrsF family protein has product MRTDDLVQALVADRATAQSPLGAQFAWALGVGLVLSAAGFLLVLGPRADIARAVATVRFDIKIVEVILLAATAFALVLQIGRPVPARGWRTVALAAAPALLLVTVVAELLAVPSNQWLVRLVGTNSRVCLTAIPLMSLPLLAAFMVVLRRGAPASGAVAGAVAGLAASGLAAMLYATHCPDDSPLFVAVWYPIAIAGVTIAGALLGRVLLRW; this is encoded by the coding sequence ATGCGGACGGACGATCTGGTTCAGGCTTTGGTGGCCGATCGCGCGACGGCCCAATCACCGCTGGGCGCTCAGTTCGCCTGGGCGCTTGGTGTCGGCCTTGTGCTGTCCGCCGCCGGATTTCTGCTGGTGCTCGGTCCGCGTGCCGACATTGCCCGGGCGGTGGCCACGGTGCGTTTCGACATCAAGATCGTCGAAGTGATCCTGCTGGCGGCGACAGCCTTTGCTCTTGTCCTGCAGATCGGCCGGCCGGTGCCGGCGCGGGGATGGCGCACCGTGGCGCTTGCCGCGGCGCCGGCGCTGTTGCTTGTCACGGTTGTTGCCGAGCTGCTCGCCGTTCCCTCGAACCAGTGGCTCGTCAGGCTGGTGGGTACCAATTCGCGCGTTTGCCTGACCGCCATTCCGCTGATGTCACTGCCGCTCCTGGCGGCGTTCATGGTCGTGCTCAGGCGCGGCGCGCCGGCCTCGGGCGCCGTTGCGGGTGCGGTAGCCGGTCTCGCCGCCAGCGGACTGGCGGCTATGCTCTACGCCACCCATTGTCCCGACGATTCGCCGCTGTTCGTTGCTGTCTGGTATCCGATCGCCATCGCAGGCGTGACCATTGCTGGCGCGCTGCTGGGCCGCGTTCTGCTACGCTGGTAG
- a CDS encoding sigma-70 family RNA polymerase sigma factor — MSDAGWSDLMRAANTGDAEAYERLLRAIAAALRAPIRRHLLRAGRSAADVEDVVQEVLLAVHLKRHTWDSERPIEPWVHAIARYKVVDVLRRRTGKFDLSIDEFSETLAAEAPEPSASPGEVERHLAKLPTGQRTVVQAIAVEGHSIGEAAERLKMTAGAVRVALHRGLAALARQLGQD; from the coding sequence TTGAGCGACGCCGGCTGGTCAGACCTGATGCGCGCCGCCAATACCGGCGATGCGGAGGCTTACGAGCGTCTGCTGCGGGCCATAGCGGCTGCTTTGCGCGCGCCGATCCGCCGTCATCTTTTGCGCGCGGGGCGGTCCGCTGCCGATGTGGAGGATGTGGTTCAGGAGGTGCTGCTGGCCGTGCATCTGAAGCGGCATACCTGGGACAGTGAACGTCCCATCGAGCCGTGGGTGCATGCCATCGCCCGCTACAAGGTTGTCGATGTGTTGCGCCGGCGCACCGGCAAGTTCGATCTGTCGATCGACGAGTTTTCCGAGACGCTCGCGGCCGAGGCGCCGGAGCCGTCGGCCTCGCCGGGCGAGGTCGAGCGCCATCTGGCGAAGCTGCCGACCGGTCAGCGCACGGTGGTGCAAGCGATTGCGGTTGAAGGCCATTCGATCGGCGAGGCTGCGGAACGGCTAAAGATGACGGCGGGCGCCGTCCGGGTCGCGTTGCATCGCGGCTTGGCGGCGCTGGCAAGACAACTGGGACAGGACTGA
- a CDS encoding BufA1 family periplasmic bufferin-type metallophore, with amino-acid sequence MTKNAIAATTLAGSLAAAFAMISVASAAPAPAQPNADKCYGVSLAGKNDCAAGPGTTCAGTSKVDYQGNAWKYVAKGTCAAMKTPKGMGSLMPIKS; translated from the coding sequence ATGACAAAGAATGCCATCGCCGCCACGACGCTCGCTGGTTCGCTGGCCGCCGCCTTCGCGATGATCTCGGTCGCTTCGGCTGCGCCGGCCCCCGCCCAACCGAACGCCGACAAATGCTACGGCGTCTCGCTCGCCGGCAAGAACGACTGCGCCGCCGGCCCCGGCACCACCTGCGCCGGCACCTCCAAGGTCGACTATCAGGGCAATGCCTGGAAGTACGTCGCCAAGGGCACCTGCGCCGCGATGAAGACGCCGAAGGGCATGGGCTCGCTCATGCCGATCAAGAGCTGA
- the bufB gene encoding MNIO family bufferin maturase, translated as MPSASSLPASAGVGFKPQHFADILAGDAPIGFIEVHAENYMGDGGPPHAQLNTLSEHFALSVHGVGLSIGGDGPLDPAHLTRLKTLCDRHQPQSFSEHLAWSSHGEFFYNDLLPLPYTEATLARVCEHIDRVQSALGREMLLENPSTYVTFTDSTIPETEFLDVVARRTGCGLLLDVNNVFVSATNHGTDPAAYLAAFPLSRVKEIHLGGHDAQSDDAGAPLLIDAHGTAVADPVWTLYEAVIARTGPVATLIEWDNDVPAWPVLADEARAASRILARAAAQEAA; from the coding sequence ATGCCCAGCGCTTCCTCTCTCCCCGCCTCCGCCGGCGTCGGCTTCAAGCCGCAACACTTCGCCGACATACTGGCCGGCGACGCACCGATTGGATTCATCGAAGTCCACGCCGAGAACTACATGGGCGATGGCGGGCCGCCGCATGCGCAACTCAACACACTGAGTGAACACTTTGCACTTTCGGTGCACGGCGTCGGGCTATCGATCGGCGGCGACGGTCCGCTCGACCCCGCGCATCTCACACGGCTCAAGACCTTGTGCGACCGGCATCAGCCGCAGAGCTTCTCCGAGCATCTGGCCTGGTCGTCGCACGGCGAGTTTTTCTACAACGACCTGCTGCCGCTGCCCTACACGGAAGCGACGCTGGCGCGCGTCTGCGAGCATATCGATAGAGTGCAGAGCGCACTCGGCCGCGAAATGCTCCTGGAAAATCCATCGACCTACGTCACCTTCACCGACAGCACGATCCCGGAAACAGAATTTCTCGACGTCGTGGCGCGGCGCACCGGTTGCGGCCTGTTGCTCGACGTCAACAATGTCTTCGTCAGCGCCACAAATCACGGCACCGATCCAGCGGCCTATCTCGCCGCGTTTCCGCTCAGCCGCGTGAAGGAGATCCATCTCGGCGGTCATGACGCACAGAGCGACGACGCCGGCGCGCCGCTCCTCATCGACGCGCATGGCACGGCGGTCGCCGATCCGGTCTGGACCCTTTATGAGGCCGTCATCGCCCGCACCGGCCCCGTCGCAACCTTGATCGAATGGGACAACGACGTGCCGGCCTGGCCGGTGCTGGCAGACGAGGCACGCGCCGCCTCGCGCATTCTCGCACGCGCCGCGGCGCAGGAGGCGGCGTGA
- a CDS encoding HvfC/BufC N-terminal domain-containing protein, whose amino-acid sequence MTDTFQTVQAQFAGALIDAERAVPPAVSSHTARTPQKRFAVYRNNVIVGLSEALRTQFPATERIVGREFFAALARVYIASEPPRSPVMMSYGQRFPAFIERFEPAATLPYLADVARLEFARTQAYHAADAAPLDATAWQSIDADALGQARVGLHPSLRIVRSAFPVVTIWSMNAGIIEPASIEDCDAEDAVIIRPHTDVEVRRLPPGGAAFLDGLAADLPLGAAAAAAADADVAFDLTVNLAGLIGAGLTIELRPSAPVKGTAS is encoded by the coding sequence ATGACCGATACCTTCCAGACAGTTCAGGCACAGTTCGCCGGCGCACTGATCGATGCCGAGCGTGCGGTGCCGCCTGCCGTATCGTCGCATACCGCGCGCACGCCACAGAAGCGGTTCGCGGTCTACCGCAACAACGTTATCGTTGGTCTCAGCGAAGCCCTGCGCACGCAGTTTCCGGCAACAGAGCGGATCGTCGGCCGGGAATTCTTCGCGGCTCTGGCGCGCGTCTATATCGCCAGCGAACCGCCGCGTTCGCCGGTCATGATGAGCTATGGCCAACGATTTCCCGCATTCATCGAGAGGTTCGAGCCGGCCGCAACCCTTCCCTATCTCGCCGATGTGGCGCGGCTCGAATTCGCGCGCACGCAAGCCTATCACGCCGCGGACGCAGCGCCGCTCGACGCAACCGCATGGCAGAGTATCGATGCGGATGCGCTGGGCCAAGCGCGCGTTGGGCTCCATCCATCATTGCGCATTGTGCGTTCGGCCTTTCCGGTGGTGACAATCTGGTCGATGAACGCCGGCATCATCGAGCCGGCCTCGATCGAAGACTGCGATGCAGAGGATGCCGTGATTATCCGCCCGCACACCGACGTCGAAGTGCGCCGGCTGCCGCCCGGCGGCGCGGCGTTCCTCGACGGGCTGGCCGCCGATCTGCCGCTCGGCGCAGCGGCTGCAGCGGCGGCCGATGCCGACGTCGCCTTTGACCTGACCGTCAATCTCGCCGGGCTGATCGGCGCCGGATTGACGATTGAGCTTCGTCCCTCCGCGCCCGTGAAAGGCACCGCATCATGA
- a CDS encoding DoxX family protein, with translation MSQTLIATPRPTSTALVKRAISLMEAIPYWVVALITRIAIAGVFWQSGQTKVDGFHVTESAIELFRSEYRLPLIDPAVAAHLAALAEHLFPVLLLIGLATRFSALALLGMTLVIQIFVYPDAWPTHGTWAACLLMLMTRGPGLVSLDALIARRHP, from the coding sequence ATGAGCCAGACCTTGATTGCAACTCCAAGACCCACATCGACCGCGCTGGTCAAGCGCGCCATCTCTTTGATGGAAGCCATCCCTTACTGGGTCGTCGCATTGATAACGCGGATCGCAATTGCCGGCGTGTTCTGGCAATCCGGCCAGACCAAGGTCGACGGCTTCCATGTTACGGAAAGTGCGATTGAATTGTTTCGCAGCGAGTATCGTCTGCCGCTGATTGATCCGGCTGTGGCGGCGCATCTGGCCGCGCTCGCCGAACACCTGTTTCCGGTGCTGCTGCTCATCGGTCTCGCAACGCGCTTCTCCGCGCTCGCGCTTCTCGGCATGACGTTGGTCATCCAGATCTTCGTATACCCGGATGCCTGGCCGACGCACGGCACCTGGGCGGCCTGCCTCCTGATGCTGATGACGCGCGGGCCGGGACTGGTGTCGCTCGACGCGCTGATTGCGCGCCGCCACCCCTAA
- a CDS encoding L,D-transpeptidase, with protein MNRPKITTESAVRLSRRAFTLGLPLFAAGCMTANYGYVSDGGHTISAVENVDPSLMRTEVSWSGNEKPGTVVVNIGQRRLYLVQDGGRAIRYGVGVGRSEGANFRGTAVIGRKEKWPHWTPTASMMSAIPRYRAFAGGMQGGPENPLGPRALYLYRGGKDTYFRLHGTIEPETIGTAVSSGCIRLFNQDILDLYERVPVGATVKVI; from the coding sequence ATGAATCGCCCGAAAATCACGACCGAATCCGCTGTTCGCCTTTCCCGCCGCGCGTTTACCCTGGGTTTGCCGCTTTTCGCCGCCGGCTGCATGACCGCCAACTATGGCTATGTCAGCGATGGTGGCCACACCATTTCCGCGGTCGAAAACGTCGATCCGAGCCTGATGCGCACGGAAGTGTCGTGGAGCGGCAACGAAAAGCCGGGCACCGTCGTCGTCAATATCGGGCAGCGTCGGCTTTACCTGGTGCAGGATGGCGGCCGTGCGATCCGCTACGGCGTCGGTGTCGGCCGCAGCGAGGGCGCGAACTTCCGCGGCACCGCTGTCATCGGCCGCAAGGAGAAGTGGCCGCACTGGACGCCGACCGCGTCCATGATGTCGGCTATTCCGCGCTACCGCGCCTTTGCCGGCGGCATGCAGGGCGGCCCGGAAAACCCGCTCGGTCCGCGCGCTCTCTATCTCTACCGCGGCGGCAAGGACACCTATTTCCGCCTGCACGGCACCATCGAGCCGGAGACCATCGGCACCGCGGTGTCGAGCGGCTGCATCCGCCTGTTCAACCAGGACATCCTCGACCTTTACGAGCGCGTGCCGGTCGGCGCGACCGTGAAAGTGATCTGA
- a CDS encoding metal ABC transporter solute-binding protein, Zn/Mn family, protein MHARSFAPFAAVFALLALPFATAQAQTTAWPLKVVAAENFYGGIAAQIGGAHVSVSNIIANPDQDPHSFEATPGQVRQVADAKIVIFNGGHYDEWMEKLLKAAPRKDRLTVNAAAVVKAKHGGNPHLWYAPATMPAVAKAMAAAFTKADAAHASDYAANLDKVLAELERVTQRVGQLREKHKGKPVTATEPVFGLMAEALGLTMRNEKFQLALMNESEPSARDIAAFESDLKARKVKVLLYNSQVSEKLAQRLVDIANQSKVPVVGVTETQPADKSFVDWMLGQLDALDKALDTPGA, encoded by the coding sequence ATGCACGCCCGATCCTTTGCTCCTTTCGCGGCTGTCTTCGCGTTGCTTGCGTTGCCCTTTGCGACGGCCCAGGCCCAGACCACCGCTTGGCCCCTGAAGGTGGTGGCGGCCGAGAACTTCTACGGCGGCATCGCCGCCCAGATCGGCGGCGCCCATGTCAGCGTCTCCAATATCATCGCCAATCCGGATCAGGACCCCCATTCCTTCGAGGCGACGCCCGGCCAGGTGCGCCAGGTGGCCGACGCCAAGATCGTGATTTTCAACGGCGGACACTACGACGAGTGGATGGAAAAGCTGCTGAAGGCCGCGCCGCGCAAGGACCGCCTCACGGTCAATGCCGCCGCGGTGGTGAAGGCCAAGCACGGCGGCAACCCGCATCTGTGGTACGCGCCGGCGACCATGCCGGCCGTCGCCAAGGCCATGGCCGCGGCCTTCACCAAGGCCGATGCCGCCCATGCCAGCGATTACGCCGCCAATCTCGACAAGGTGCTCGCCGAGCTGGAGCGCGTGACCCAGCGCGTCGGCCAGCTCCGCGAGAAGCACAAGGGCAAGCCCGTGACGGCGACCGAGCCGGTGTTCGGCCTGATGGCGGAGGCCCTTGGCCTCACCATGCGCAACGAGAAATTCCAGCTCGCACTGATGAATGAATCCGAGCCGAGCGCCCGCGACATTGCCGCTTTCGAGAGCGACCTCAAAGCCCGCAAGGTGAAGGTGCTGCTCTATAATTCGCAGGTGTCGGAAAAGCTAGCGCAGCGGCTGGTGGACATCGCCAATCAGTCGAAAGTGCCGGTCGTCGGCGTCACCGAGACCCAGCCGGCCGACAAGTCCTTCGTCGACTGGATGCTCGGCCAGCTCGACGCCCTCGACAAGGCGCTCGACACGCCCGGCGCGTGA
- a CDS encoding metal ABC transporter ATP-binding protein, which produces MTTSAVIELDHATIAIGGRAVLREVSFAIAPGEFIGVLGPNGAGKTTLMRAILGLLPPAGGVLRVFGALPARGNATIGYLPQLRTVLPDLRIRGLDYIASSLNGERWGLPSLTAADRNAIEQTLDAVGAADLARRPLSDMSGGERQRLLLAQALMGNPKLLLLDEPLISLDARHQEVVIEVVRKIARERGITVLFSAHELNQLLGAIDKVLYLGNGHAALGTVDEVVTAPVLSQLYDTEIEVVRAAGHIFVMSRGRDVERDAHMHDHGHAHDHHGHHH; this is translated from the coding sequence ATGACCACCAGCGCCGTCATCGAACTCGACCATGCCACCATCGCGATCGGCGGCCGCGCCGTGCTGCGCGAGGTGAGCTTTGCCATTGCGCCCGGCGAATTCATCGGCGTGCTGGGACCGAACGGCGCCGGCAAGACGACATTGATGCGCGCGATCCTCGGCCTGCTGCCGCCGGCGGGCGGCGTGCTCCGCGTGTTCGGCGCGCTCCCGGCGCGCGGCAATGCCACCATCGGCTATCTGCCGCAATTGCGCACCGTGCTGCCCGACCTGCGGATCCGCGGGCTCGATTACATCGCCAGTTCGCTCAACGGCGAACGCTGGGGCTTGCCGTCGCTGACCGCCGCCGACCGCAACGCCATCGAACAGACGCTGGACGCCGTCGGCGCCGCCGATCTGGCGCGGCGGCCGCTGTCCGACATGTCGGGCGGCGAACGGCAGCGGCTGCTGCTGGCGCAGGCGCTGATGGGCAACCCGAAACTGCTGCTGCTCGACGAGCCGCTGATCAGCCTCGACGCCCGGCATCAGGAAGTCGTCATCGAGGTGGTGCGCAAGATCGCGCGCGAACGCGGCATTACGGTTCTGTTCTCGGCGCATGAGCTCAACCAGTTGCTCGGCGCCATCGACAAGGTGCTCTATCTCGGCAACGGCCACGCCGCGCTCGGCACGGTGGACGAGGTCGTCACGGCGCCGGTGTTGTCGCAGCTCTACGACACCGAGATCGAGGTCGTGCGCGCCGCCGGCCATATCTTCGTGATGTCGCGCGGCCGCGACGTCGAGCGCGATGCGCATATGCACGATCACGGGCACGCGCACGACCACCACGGCCATCACCATTAA
- a CDS encoding metal ABC transporter permease, whose product MFQYDFVINAFIAAGIVAVVSGVTGYFLVMRGQTFAGHALSHIGFAGATGAGLIGLSPLAGLVGFTLIAGVAMGLMGERLANRDVAIGVVLSLALGFGILFLYYYTSFATQATALLFGNVLAVDMEMIRALSALGAATLILLAIIMRPLIFASLQPELAEAKGVPLRFISTVFLALVALAVAACAQIVGVLMVFTLMVGPAAAAQRLVNGLWSGLALAAVIALAEAWLGIVIAYHTDWPVSFCIALLSATIYFAAAMRPATDRHAH is encoded by the coding sequence GTGTTCCAGTACGACTTCGTTATCAACGCCTTCATCGCCGCCGGCATCGTCGCCGTGGTGTCGGGCGTGACCGGTTACTTCCTGGTGATGCGCGGGCAGACCTTTGCCGGCCACGCGCTGTCGCATATCGGTTTTGCCGGCGCGACCGGCGCGGGTCTGATCGGCTTGTCGCCGCTGGCGGGCCTTGTCGGCTTCACGCTGATCGCCGGCGTCGCCATGGGGCTGATGGGCGAACGCCTCGCCAACCGCGACGTCGCCATCGGCGTGGTGCTGTCGCTGGCGCTCGGTTTCGGCATCCTGTTTCTCTATTACTATACGTCGTTCGCCACCCAGGCGACGGCGCTGCTGTTCGGCAACGTGCTTGCGGTCGATATGGAGATGATCCGGGCGCTGTCCGCGCTCGGCGCGGCGACACTCATCCTGCTCGCCATCATCATGCGGCCGCTGATCTTCGCCTCGTTGCAGCCTGAGCTTGCCGAAGCCAAGGGCGTGCCGCTGCGCTTCATCTCGACCGTGTTCCTGGCTTTGGTGGCGCTGGCCGTCGCGGCCTGCGCCCAGATCGTCGGCGTGCTGATGGTATTCACGCTGATGGTCGGGCCGGCGGCGGCGGCGCAGCGTCTGGTCAACGGCCTGTGGAGTGGGCTCGCGCTCGCTGCGGTAATCGCGCTGGCCGAGGCCTGGCTCGGCATCGTCATCGCCTACCACACTGACTGGCCGGTGAGCTTCTGCATCGCGCTGCTGAGCGCGACGATCTATTTCGCCGCGGCGATGCGGCCGGCGACGGATCGGCACGCTCACTAG
- a CDS encoding TAXI family TRAP transporter solute-binding subunit translates to MNKFFVGVLAAAATVSLSMGATAQQRTIAIGTGGTGGVYYPIGGGLANLISKNLPNTQATAEVTGGSVDNLKLIGSGQSEIGFSMADAALDAFKGEDKFKSGKVNLQTLMVLYPNVMHVVTIDGTGINSIADLKGKRVSTGSPGSATEVMAFRVIEAGGLDKDKDMKRERLGVAESVNAIKDRKIDAFFWVGGLPTAAVTDLGATPGVTMKLVDHSDVVKKMNDKYNNLYAAVDIKAGTYPNQGKANKASAVWNILVTGDKMSEQDAYNIVKLIVDKKADLVAVHKEASSFSVENQIKDNSPVPWHPGAVKFFKERGAKM, encoded by the coding sequence ATGAACAAGTTTTTCGTCGGCGTACTGGCGGCCGCGGCCACGGTATCGCTCTCAATGGGCGCAACGGCGCAGCAGCGCACCATCGCCATCGGCACGGGCGGCACGGGCGGCGTCTACTATCCGATCGGCGGCGGCCTCGCCAATCTGATCTCGAAGAATCTGCCCAACACGCAGGCGACTGCCGAGGTCACCGGCGGTTCGGTCGACAACCTCAAGCTCATCGGCTCGGGCCAGAGCGAGATCGGCTTCTCGATGGCCGATGCCGCGCTCGATGCGTTCAAGGGCGAAGACAAGTTCAAGAGCGGCAAGGTCAACTTGCAGACGCTGATGGTGCTCTATCCGAACGTCATGCACGTCGTGACGATCGATGGCACCGGCATCAATTCGATTGCGGATCTCAAGGGCAAGCGCGTCTCGACCGGTTCGCCGGGCAGCGCCACCGAAGTGATGGCGTTCCGCGTCATCGAGGCCGGCGGCCTGGACAAGGACAAGGACATGAAGCGCGAGCGCCTCGGCGTCGCGGAATCGGTAAACGCCATCAAGGACCGCAAGATCGACGCCTTCTTCTGGGTCGGCGGTCTGCCGACCGCGGCCGTGACCGATCTCGGCGCCACGCCGGGCGTCACGATGAAGCTCGTCGATCACTCCGACGTCGTGAAGAAGATGAACGACAAGTACAACAACCTGTACGCGGCGGTCGACATCAAGGCCGGCACTTATCCGAACCAGGGCAAGGCCAACAAGGCATCGGCGGTGTGGAACATCCTCGTCACCGGCGACAAGATGTCGGAGCAGGATGCCTATAACATCGTCAAGCTGATCGTGGACAAGAAGGCCGATCTCGTCGCCGTTCACAAGGAAGCCAGCAGCTTCTCGGTCGAGAACCAGATCAAGGACAACTCGCCGGTTCCGTGGCATCCGGGTGCGGTGAAGTTCTTCAAGGAGCGCGGCGCCAAGATGTAA